A single region of the Candidatus Methylomirabilota bacterium genome encodes:
- a CDS encoding ABC transporter ATP-binding protein has product MSTLLRVDGIQVGYGDMTAVHEASLEVRRGETVAMIGGNGAGKTTTLRAVSGLLPLRRGHIALDGRRLDGLGTAEIVGLGVAHVPEGRQLFPTMSVRENLDLGARTVEARRQRSDTLGWVYELFPRLAERQGQLAGTLSGGEQQMCAIGRGLMAKPRLLMLDEPSLGLAPVMVKLIFDNLERINREGLTILLVEQNVLRSLQICHRGYVLENGRITLEGPRESLLQSPHIKQAYLGL; this is encoded by the coding sequence ATGTCCACCCTGCTGCGTGTTGACGGCATCCAGGTCGGCTACGGTGACATGACGGCCGTCCACGAGGCCTCGCTCGAGGTCCGCCGGGGTGAGACGGTGGCCATGATCGGCGGCAATGGAGCGGGCAAGACCACGACCCTCCGCGCGGTGTCGGGTCTCCTGCCGCTCCGCCGCGGGCACATCGCGCTCGACGGCCGACGCCTCGATGGGCTGGGCACGGCCGAGATCGTCGGGCTTGGCGTCGCGCACGTGCCCGAGGGACGTCAGCTCTTTCCGACCATGAGCGTCCGGGAGAACCTCGATCTCGGGGCCCGCACGGTCGAGGCGCGACGGCAGCGCTCCGACACGCTGGGCTGGGTCTACGAGCTCTTCCCCCGGCTCGCGGAGCGCCAGGGTCAGCTCGCGGGCACGCTCTCGGGCGGGGAGCAGCAGATGTGCGCCATCGGCCGGGGCTTGATGGCGAAGCCGCGACTTCTCATGCTTGACGAGCCGAGCCTGGGTCTTGCCCCCGTCATGGTCAAGCTCATCTTCGACAACCTCGAGCGCATCAACCGGGAAGGGCTGACCATATTGCTCGTCGAGCAGAACGTGCTGCGTTCCTTGCAGATCTGCCATCGGGGCTATGTCCTGGAAAATGGGCGGATCACCCTCGAGGGACCCCGCGAGAGCCTGCTCCAGAGCCCACACATCAAGCAGGCCTACCTCGGGTTGTAA
- a CDS encoding GAF domain-containing protein produces MRSSTRHLVFLAALAALVLSGLGMGGVAVTLRHLSLDRQEAAARGQETAGLLIADALAALRREAGLLARDPALVDGVARGDWATLVRGVSPRLTDLTLEGIADLVVILDGAGSPILQAPSQAQTALPNPTALASAPPSLTSVGDRPYLVASAPVRSPGEASDGLPLGFVLVARRLENTAPARGGPDRPALVFIDGGRATAVGLGAPVQVDWSQVAASGRVTLPDGRAYLVRPGSQGLVSALGQGRLWVLTADVGASQRSKLLAWLGALGAVGLSSAVAALLLARPLRGGRTRMATPFMPLETQDPDAELQRRNRELEALNAVALSMGRSADVVATAGEMLDLVRALAQMDVGGVHRVDPSAGTLTLIAHCGLTPEFAEQIRLRPLDGSYVGEAARTGRLIVTHIDPSAITDPKLTELQAMRAHRSQLALPIPVKGKTWGVMSLISQERRDFLQEEVKVLESVAHQIGQVVERSMLLAEMEEQSRRLETLAQSGHALTAARSLGDVLNAVVSAACRLVSDGAARLALVEGNRLVFRAEAGLRGSAPADMLGSLGMGEGLAGRAAEIRAPIVYERIEDEPDLLGRSWLLAEGFVSGAALPLLVRDRLVGSLTMLTRTPYAFEARDLDLLLSFASHAAIAIDNAQLFAQEQASAARYRALFEISRALATALEADPILDAIVERCQSLTGAAAAGIFRVDPETRSIGYLRAAGVSREFVTSLRVRVGEGTAGRAIRERAPVWTEDILNDPTIPLDEATRQIVEHEGYRSVLSVPILIKGEPWGGITMYWWQPHTLAAAEVEVMTALSDQAAVAIENARLFADERSGRAYLSALLEVNKKIGALGPTDALLTSVAEEAMRLLDLDNAGFRLLEGDELVVAGLAGTAPETMMRPRLTVNGSQSLAARVVATGSAIIGELTGLTSRAPEIIEADRRLGYTHYMALPLRVGERIIGVLTFRARRPFTRRDQEVAEAFAGQAAIALEHSRLFREEAQQAERLRSLARVNQLISSSLDTDEVLGGIARAAAALMGVPVVSVWVADGETASLSVRAFSDAAMGEAFPLRTIAFGQGSIGLVALHRQALSIPNMVGDPRLLGEEWWRAHALTSFLGMPIVLQDRLLGVVALCGRAPFRLDADERELLESFVAQAAVAIRNAGLYAQTAQRLEQTRALLEVAEILSASLDPKQMLKRACVKIAQVCRVDRCSVERWSDEGVAALMSQYADGRRDSAMWRRFTEQRSYAPADVPAYAQVLSTLRPVVIADVAQTTLLPRDWVEGFESKSCMIVPLIRQGRVIAALQLDYTDRQASWEPWQADLAVTIAGQLALALDNTRLYAEAQERLQETTALLAVSTALSEIDAPDQVMRSVAREVGRTFGADMAGIYRVDHKQEALVPAAGWHVPKGLLQLFMTRPFPLDGMPALVESWRSGRAAWSSNVRNDPGFDQSIFEGLEPHAVLFAPAMARGEPVGAVFLIWWGGGREFTAQEVRLIEGVAAQVGLAMENAELARQTRLRLEETEALLAELSVLHDLSRTVTGQLHQEDVVEAIQRQVARLMDIRNLLLAVTDEATGGLVPLLLLHDGARQLNPLPRPSAERKGLASLVAESGRSIRTDDYLGECRRRGVEPVDAAVAMPHWIGVPMLAGTQVVGVLALRSAERAFTEDDERVLGNLAGLAALALRSARLFQDRTRAYEELAQAQDQLVRSEKLRALGEMASGVAHDFNNLLAAILGRAQLLLQKVEDPTARQWLQIIERSAADGAKTVRRLQEFTRIRRDQPAVAVDLNQVVRDALEITESAWRLEPPRRGIHVQVVTKLEPDLPTTIGDPSELREVMTNLILNAVDAMPRGGTLTLATARRHDKLELRITDTGMGIPEAVRSKIFDPFFTTKGPKGTGLGLSMTYGILSRHGATISVDSVEGRGTTFAMLFPAGTAAKAPAAEAEAAPAASLLRCLVVDDEEAVGDVLADVLRSAGHTAEVARSAREGLSRVKAEHFDLVFTDLSMPSMTGWELARAVQEAVPGLPVILVSGFAVEVSPEELQVSGVHSVLAKPINIKEVLEVASAIRPRLRRGGASP; encoded by the coding sequence ATGCGCTCCTCCACACGGCACCTCGTCTTCTTGGCGGCACTGGCCGCGCTGGTCCTCAGCGGGCTGGGCATGGGCGGAGTCGCGGTTACGCTGCGACATCTGTCCCTGGACCGCCAGGAGGCGGCGGCCCGAGGACAGGAGACAGCAGGGCTCCTCATCGCAGATGCCCTGGCCGCCTTACGCCGGGAGGCAGGCCTCCTGGCCAGGGACCCGGCCCTCGTGGACGGCGTGGCCAGGGGCGACTGGGCCACTCTCGTGCGAGGAGTGTCGCCCCGGCTGACCGATCTGACGCTCGAGGGTATCGCCGACCTCGTCGTCATCCTCGATGGCGCGGGCAGCCCCATTCTCCAGGCCCCGTCCCAGGCGCAGACCGCGCTCCCGAATCCAACCGCGCTGGCCTCGGCGCCGCCGTCGTTGACTTCCGTGGGCGATCGACCGTACCTCGTCGCCTCCGCTCCTGTGCGTTCACCGGGCGAGGCATCCGACGGACTTCCCCTGGGCTTTGTCCTCGTGGCTCGACGGCTGGAGAACACGGCGCCGGCCCGTGGTGGTCCCGACCGGCCGGCTCTTGTCTTCATCGACGGCGGTCGCGCCACCGCGGTCGGCTTGGGGGCTCCGGTGCAGGTCGACTGGTCCCAGGTCGCGGCCTCGGGACGCGTGACGCTGCCCGATGGCCGCGCGTACCTCGTGCGACCTGGAAGTCAGGGCCTGGTCTCGGCGCTGGGCCAGGGACGCCTCTGGGTCCTCACCGCCGATGTCGGCGCGTCACAGCGGTCGAAGCTTCTGGCGTGGCTCGGCGCCCTCGGGGCGGTCGGGCTCTCGAGCGCGGTCGCCGCGCTGCTCTTGGCCCGTCCTCTTCGCGGAGGCCGGACCCGCATGGCCACCCCGTTCATGCCCCTGGAGACGCAAGATCCCGACGCGGAGCTTCAGCGCCGAAACCGCGAGCTCGAAGCCCTCAATGCCGTCGCCCTCAGCATGGGCCGCTCCGCCGACGTGGTGGCCACGGCGGGCGAGATGCTCGACCTCGTGCGTGCCCTCGCCCAGATGGATGTTGGAGGGGTGCACCGTGTTGATCCATCGGCGGGTACCCTGACGCTGATCGCGCATTGTGGACTCACGCCCGAGTTTGCCGAGCAGATCCGTCTGAGGCCGCTGGACGGCTCCTACGTCGGCGAAGCCGCGCGGACCGGGCGCCTCATCGTGACCCATATCGATCCCTCGGCCATCACGGATCCCAAGCTGACCGAGCTCCAGGCCATGCGAGCCCACCGAAGCCAGCTCGCCCTCCCCATTCCCGTCAAAGGCAAGACATGGGGCGTCATGTCGCTCATCTCGCAGGAGCGGCGCGACTTCCTGCAGGAAGAGGTCAAGGTCCTCGAGTCCGTGGCCCATCAGATCGGTCAGGTGGTCGAGCGGTCCATGCTCCTCGCCGAGATGGAAGAACAGAGCCGCCGGCTCGAAACCCTGGCCCAGAGCGGCCACGCCCTCACGGCCGCCCGCTCGCTGGGGGATGTGCTCAACGCCGTGGTGAGCGCCGCGTGCCGGCTGGTCTCCGACGGCGCGGCGCGCCTGGCTCTCGTGGAAGGGAACCGGCTGGTCTTCCGCGCCGAGGCGGGTCTGCGCGGTAGCGCGCCCGCCGATATGTTGGGAAGCCTCGGCATGGGCGAGGGGCTCGCCGGGCGCGCGGCGGAGATCCGCGCGCCCATCGTGTACGAGCGGATCGAGGACGAGCCGGATCTCCTCGGGCGCTCCTGGCTCCTCGCCGAAGGCTTCGTGTCGGGGGCGGCCCTTCCCCTCCTCGTGCGCGACCGGCTCGTCGGCTCGCTGACCATGCTGACGCGGACTCCATACGCCTTCGAGGCGCGGGACCTCGACCTCCTGCTCTCCTTCGCCAGTCACGCCGCCATCGCCATCGACAATGCCCAGCTCTTCGCCCAGGAGCAGGCCAGCGCCGCCCGGTATCGCGCCCTCTTCGAGATCAGCCGTGCCCTCGCCACCGCGCTCGAGGCCGACCCCATCCTGGATGCCATCGTGGAGCGCTGCCAGAGTCTGACGGGGGCGGCGGCGGCGGGGATCTTCCGGGTCGACCCCGAGACGCGCTCCATCGGGTACCTGCGCGCGGCGGGCGTATCGCGGGAGTTCGTGACGAGCCTGCGCGTACGCGTGGGGGAGGGGACGGCCGGCCGGGCCATCCGCGAGCGGGCCCCCGTGTGGACAGAAGACATCCTCAACGATCCGACCATCCCCCTCGACGAGGCGACCCGGCAGATCGTCGAGCACGAGGGCTACCGGAGCGTGCTCTCCGTGCCCATCCTCATCAAGGGCGAGCCCTGGGGCGGCATCACCATGTATTGGTGGCAGCCCCACACGCTGGCCGCAGCGGAGGTCGAGGTCATGACCGCGCTGTCGGACCAGGCGGCGGTGGCCATCGAGAACGCGCGGCTCTTCGCCGACGAGCGAAGTGGTCGCGCCTACCTGTCCGCGCTGCTCGAGGTCAACAAGAAGATCGGCGCCCTCGGGCCGACCGACGCCCTCCTGACCTCGGTGGCCGAAGAGGCGATGCGGCTGCTGGACCTCGACAATGCCGGCTTCCGGCTGCTCGAAGGCGATGAGCTGGTGGTGGCGGGGCTCGCAGGGACGGCGCCCGAGACCATGATGCGGCCTCGCCTCACGGTGAACGGGAGTCAGAGTCTGGCCGCGCGTGTGGTGGCCACGGGGTCGGCCATCATCGGCGAGCTCACGGGGCTGACGAGCCGCGCCCCGGAAATCATCGAGGCCGACCGCCGCCTCGGCTACACGCACTACATGGCTCTTCCCCTCCGCGTGGGCGAGCGCATCATCGGCGTGCTGACGTTCCGCGCCCGGCGGCCCTTCACTCGACGCGACCAGGAAGTGGCCGAGGCGTTCGCCGGTCAGGCCGCCATCGCCCTTGAGCATTCGCGTCTGTTCCGGGAAGAGGCCCAGCAGGCCGAGCGCCTCCGCTCGCTCGCCCGCGTCAATCAGCTCATCTCCTCCTCGCTGGACACGGACGAGGTGCTGGGGGGCATCGCGCGGGCCGCCGCCGCCCTCATGGGCGTGCCCGTCGTCTCCGTGTGGGTGGCCGACGGCGAGACGGCGAGCCTGAGCGTGCGCGCCTTCTCGGACGCCGCGATGGGCGAGGCCTTCCCCCTGCGTACCATCGCGTTCGGCCAGGGCTCCATCGGCCTGGTCGCGCTGCATCGGCAGGCGCTGTCGATCCCCAACATGGTGGGCGATCCGCGCCTGCTCGGCGAGGAGTGGTGGCGCGCGCACGCGCTCACGAGCTTCCTCGGCATGCCCATCGTGCTCCAGGACCGGCTCCTCGGCGTGGTGGCCCTGTGCGGCCGCGCGCCGTTCCGGTTGGACGCCGACGAGCGCGAGCTCCTCGAGAGCTTCGTGGCCCAGGCCGCCGTGGCCATCCGCAACGCGGGGCTCTATGCCCAGACGGCCCAGCGGCTGGAGCAGACCCGGGCCCTCCTCGAGGTCGCCGAGATCCTCAGCGCATCGCTCGATCCCAAGCAGATGCTCAAGCGGGCCTGCGTCAAGATCGCCCAGGTCTGCCGCGTGGATCGCTGCTCGGTGGAACGCTGGAGCGACGAGGGGGTGGCGGCGCTCATGTCCCAGTATGCCGACGGTCGCCGGGACTCCGCGATGTGGAGGCGCTTCACGGAGCAGCGCTCCTACGCGCCCGCCGACGTGCCCGCCTATGCCCAGGTCTTGAGCACGCTCCGGCCCGTGGTGATCGCGGACGTGGCCCAGACCACGCTTCTTCCGCGCGACTGGGTCGAGGGATTCGAGTCCAAGAGCTGCATGATCGTGCCCCTCATTCGCCAGGGGCGCGTGATCGCCGCCCTCCAGCTCGACTACACGGACCGGCAGGCGTCCTGGGAACCGTGGCAGGCCGATCTGGCCGTGACCATCGCCGGGCAGCTCGCTCTCGCCCTCGACAACACGCGGCTCTATGCCGAAGCGCAGGAGCGGCTCCAGGAGACCACGGCCCTCCTCGCCGTGAGCACGGCGCTGTCCGAGATCGACGCGCCGGACCAGGTCATGCGCAGCGTGGCGCGCGAGGTGGGGCGCACCTTTGGCGCCGACATGGCGGGTATCTATCGGGTCGACCACAAGCAAGAGGCCCTGGTGCCGGCCGCGGGCTGGCACGTGCCCAAAGGTCTGCTCCAGCTTTTCATGACCCGTCCCTTCCCTCTCGACGGGATGCCGGCCCTGGTCGAATCCTGGCGCTCGGGGCGCGCGGCCTGGTCGTCCAATGTGAGGAACGATCCCGGCTTCGACCAGTCCATCTTCGAGGGCCTCGAGCCCCACGCCGTGCTCTTCGCTCCGGCCATGGCCCGCGGCGAGCCCGTGGGCGCCGTCTTCCTCATCTGGTGGGGCGGCGGGCGAGAGTTCACGGCCCAGGAGGTGCGGCTCATCGAGGGCGTGGCCGCGCAGGTCGGACTCGCCATGGAGAACGCGGAGCTGGCGCGTCAGACCCGCCTTCGCCTGGAGGAGACGGAAGCGCTCCTGGCCGAGCTGTCCGTCCTGCACGATCTCTCCCGCACCGTCACCGGCCAGCTCCATCAAGAGGACGTGGTCGAGGCGATCCAGCGCCAGGTCGCGCGGCTCATGGACATCCGCAACTTGCTCCTCGCCGTGACCGACGAGGCCACGGGTGGCCTGGTTCCCCTGCTCCTTCTCCACGACGGCGCGCGACAGCTCAACCCGCTCCCGCGCCCGAGCGCGGAGCGAAAAGGCCTGGCTTCGCTCGTGGCCGAGTCCGGCCGTTCGATCCGCACCGATGACTACCTGGGCGAGTGCCGACGGCGAGGCGTCGAGCCGGTTGACGCCGCCGTGGCCATGCCGCACTGGATCGGCGTGCCCATGCTGGCGGGCACGCAGGTGGTCGGCGTCCTCGCCCTGCGCAGCGCCGAGCGCGCGTTCACGGAAGACGACGAACGGGTGCTGGGCAACCTGGCCGGTCTGGCCGCCTTGGCCCTGCGCAGCGCCCGCCTCTTCCAGGACCGGACGCGGGCCTATGAAGAGCTGGCCCAGGCCCAGGACCAGCTCGTGCGGAGCGAGAAGCTTCGGGCCCTCGGCGAGATGGCCTCGGGCGTGGCCCACGACTTCAACAATCTCCTCGCGGCCATTCTCGGCCGCGCCCAGCTCCTGCTCCAGAAGGTGGAGGATCCGACGGCCCGGCAATGGCTCCAAATCATCGAGCGCTCGGCGGCCGACGGCGCGAAGACCGTCCGACGACTGCAGGAGTTCACGCGCATCCGCCGGGATCAGCCCGCGGTGGCCGTGGACTTGAACCAGGTCGTGCGCGACGCCCTCGAGATCACGGAGTCGGCCTGGCGGCTCGAGCCGCCCCGGCGGGGCATTCACGTCCAGGTCGTCACGAAGCTCGAGCCCGACCTGCCCACGACGATCGGCGACCCCTCCGAGCTGCGCGAGGTCATGACCAATCTGATCCTGAACGCAGTCGATGCCATGCCGCGGGGCGGGACCCTCACCCTCGCCACCGCCCGCCGCCATGACAAGCTGGAGCTCCGGATCACCGATACGGGCATGGGCATTCCGGAGGCGGTGCGAAGCAAGATCTTCGATCCATTCTTCACCACCAAGGGGCCGAAGGGCACGGGCCTCGGGCTCTCCATGACCTACGGCATCCTCTCGCGTCATGGCGCGACCATCTCGGTGGACAGCGTGGAGGGGCGCGGGACGACCTTCGCCATGCTCTTCCCCGCGGGTACGGCCGCCAAGGCGCCCGCGGCCGAGGCCGAGGCGGCGCCGGCCGCCTCCTTGCTCCGCTGCCTGGTCGTGGACGACGAGGAAGCCGTGGGCGACGTGCTGGCCGACGTGCTGCGCTCGGCCGGCCACACCGCGGAAGTGGCGCGGAGCGCCCGCGAGGGACTCTCGCGGGTCAAAGCCGAGCACTTCGATCTCGTCTTCACCGATCTGAGCATGCCGAGCATGACCGGGTGGGAGCTCGCCCGCGCGGTGCAGGAGGCCGTGCCCGGCCTGCCCGTCATTCTCGTGAGCGGCTTCGCCGTCGAGGTCAGCCCCGAGGAGCTGCAGGTGAGCGGCGTCCACTCGGTGCTCGCCAAGCCCATCAATATCAAGGAGGTCCTCGAAGTCGCCTCGGCGATACGGCCCCGACTGAGGCGGGGAGGCGCGTCGCCGTGA
- a CDS encoding branched-chain amino acid ABC transporter permease: MKHWPLALALLALAALPPFIGSYAVTLVTLIFFYAYLGQAWNILGGYAGQLSVGHAAFVGIGAYVTAILSLRLGLTPWVGMFVGGAAAGLLGAIIGYLGFRFGLRGFYFVLLTVAFAEVCRIVALNTEAVGGAVGLYITFTGNPAQFQFQNPRAYYYVALVLMTGATAAVWRLERSRLGAYLVAIREDEQAAEALGIDAFRCKLLASVLSAFLTGIGGAFYAFYQFSLQPNTLFGIPLSVEIIIRPIVGGAGTPLGPVLGSFILSPLAELSRSYFAATGWSGGHLIVYGSLLIAVVLFLPQGAAPYLARLTRSWRMAP; the protein is encoded by the coding sequence GTGAAGCACTGGCCGCTGGCCCTCGCCCTCCTCGCTCTCGCCGCCCTGCCTCCCTTCATCGGCTCCTATGCCGTGACGCTCGTCACCCTGATCTTCTTCTACGCCTACCTCGGCCAAGCCTGGAACATCCTCGGCGGGTACGCGGGACAGCTCTCGGTCGGCCATGCGGCCTTCGTGGGCATCGGCGCCTACGTCACCGCGATCCTGTCACTCCGGCTGGGCCTCACGCCCTGGGTCGGCATGTTCGTGGGGGGGGCGGCGGCGGGGCTGCTGGGCGCGATCATCGGCTACCTGGGCTTTCGCTTCGGACTGCGCGGCTTCTATTTCGTGCTCCTCACCGTGGCTTTCGCGGAGGTGTGCCGGATCGTCGCCCTGAATACCGAGGCGGTGGGGGGAGCAGTCGGCCTGTACATCACGTTCACGGGCAACCCGGCGCAGTTCCAGTTCCAGAATCCCCGCGCCTACTACTACGTGGCGCTCGTCCTGATGACCGGCGCCACCGCCGCCGTCTGGCGGCTCGAGCGGTCGCGGCTCGGCGCCTATCTGGTGGCCATCCGGGAAGACGAGCAGGCGGCCGAGGCGCTCGGCATCGACGCCTTCCGGTGCAAGCTTCTCGCGAGCGTGCTCTCGGCCTTCCTCACCGGGATCGGGGGCGCCTTCTACGCCTTCTACCAGTTCTCGCTCCAGCCCAACACCCTCTTCGGCATCCCACTCTCGGTGGAGATCATCATCCGGCCCATCGTGGGCGGCGCCGGCACCCCCCTGGGGCCGGTGCTCGGCTCCTTCATCCTGTCCCCGCTGGCCGAGCTGTCTCGGAGCTACTTCGCGGCCACCGGCTGGTCGGGCGGACACCTCATCGTCTACGGCTCGCTCCTCATCGCCGTCGTGCTCTTCCTGCCCCAGGGCGCCGCGCCGTACCTGGCGCGCCTCACCCGATCGTGGAGGATGGCTCCCTGA
- a CDS encoding ABC transporter ATP-binding protein: MSLLEVRGLSKRFGGLQAVGGLDLAMAEGEMLGLIGPNGAGKTTVFNLLSGFLLPDAGEIRFSARRLEGLKPHAICRLGLARTFQIVRPFARLSVLDNVKVAALSRHHAMAEALAAARAVLERVGLDGRAAEIAARLTLADRKRLELARALATEPTLLLLDEVMAGLNATEIDAMVRLVGAINAEGISVLLIEHNMRAVMSLSHRVIVLSFGEKIAEGPPRAVAADRRVIEAYLGDEYVHPAAC, from the coding sequence CTGAGCTTGCTCGAGGTGCGTGGTCTGTCCAAGCGCTTCGGTGGTCTCCAGGCCGTGGGAGGTCTCGACCTCGCCATGGCCGAAGGCGAGATGCTCGGCCTCATCGGGCCCAACGGGGCGGGGAAGACCACCGTCTTCAATCTGCTCTCGGGCTTCCTCCTGCCTGACGCGGGAGAAATCCGATTCAGCGCGCGCCGCCTCGAGGGGCTCAAGCCACATGCCATCTGCCGGCTCGGGCTCGCCCGCACCTTCCAGATCGTGCGGCCCTTCGCGCGGCTCTCCGTGCTCGACAATGTCAAGGTGGCCGCCCTGTCCCGGCACCATGCCATGGCGGAGGCGTTGGCGGCGGCGCGGGCGGTCCTGGAGCGAGTGGGGCTCGACGGTCGGGCGGCGGAGATCGCGGCGCGGCTCACCCTGGCCGACCGAAAGCGTCTCGAGCTCGCCCGCGCGCTTGCCACGGAGCCAACGCTGCTTTTACTCGATGAGGTCATGGCGGGGCTCAACGCCACCGAGATCGACGCCATGGTCAGGCTCGTGGGCGCCATCAACGCCGAGGGGATCTCCGTCCTCCTCATCGAGCACAACATGCGGGCGGTGATGTCACTGTCGCACCGGGTCATCGTCCTGTCCTTCGGCGAGAAGATCGCCGAGGGGCCGCCGCGCGCCGTGGCCGCTGACCGCCGCGTCATCGAAGCCTATCTCGGAGACGAGTATGTCCACCCTGCTGCGTGTTGA